One Nicotiana sylvestris chromosome 12, ASM39365v2, whole genome shotgun sequence genomic window carries:
- the LOC104211380 gene encoding protein SRC2 homolog: MEWRPFDITVLSADCIKNVNLFYPMDVYVEVSIFGYAKNKKKTFVDKKGGTSPRWNYPMKFTLDEPSLTKPDLSLFFRLRSNRFFGDKDIGIVTIPIQELFTDSTSNDEGSAERIVEYQVFTSGTRKPKGTLKFAYKFGKKFAHNQHINGYPALPAGTHHVNHQPVTGYPQTHMPPVWCGTSSTGMTYQQHHPGGYPSPGYGGYPAAMPPPGYPPAGYDQYPPPPGYGYNPPMQQQVQQPNNNKGNKFGAMGVGLGLGAGLVGGALVGHAISDAMDDD, encoded by the coding sequence ATGGAATGGCGTCCATTTGATATCACGGTGCTCTCTGCCGACTGCATTAAAAATGTCAATCTTTTTTATCCTATGGATGTCTATGTAGAAGTGTCCATCTTTGGCTACgccaaaaacaagaaaaagacaTTTGTAGACAAAAAAGGTGGCACTAGCCCCAGGTGGAATTACCCCATGAAATTTACCTTGGATGAGCCTTCCCTTACTAAGCCTgatctttcccttttctttcgCCTTAGATCTAATCGTTTTTTTGGTGATAAGGATATCGGCATTGTCACTATTCCAATCCAAGAACTCTTTACAGATTCCACCTCAAACGATGAAGGCAGCGCTGAGAGGATTGTTGAATATCAGGTCTTCACTTCTGGGACTAGGAAACCTAAAGGTACCCTAAAGTTCGCGTACAAGTTTGGAAAAAAATTTGCTCACAACCAACATATCAATGGTTATCCTGCATTACCAGCTGGGACTCACCATGTCAACCACCAACCTGTCACTGGCTATCCACAAACTCATATGCCACCTGTTTGGTGTGGTACGTCATCAACTGGAATGACATACCAGCAACATCATCCAGGAGGATATCCTTCCCCTGGATATGGTGGATACCCGGCCGCAATGCCACCGCCCGGGTATCCACCTGCTGGATATGATCAATATCCACCTCCACCAGGGTATGGATATAATCCTCCAATGCAGCAGCAAGTCCAACAACCAAATAATAATAAGGGTAACAAGTTTGGAGCGATGGGAGTAGGGCTGGGTTTGGGTGCAGGGCTGGTGGGTGGTGCGCTGGTCGGACATGCGATTTCAGATGCAATGGACGATGATTAA